From Vitis vinifera cultivar Pinot Noir 40024 chromosome 14, ASM3070453v1, a single genomic window includes:
- the LOC132255117 gene encoding uncharacterized protein LOC132255117 has translation MDSESLTLRPFRVSDVDDLILWAGDEQVTRTIRWKTITSKEEALTFIKEVCIPHPFCRSICIDDRSIGFVYVIRARFKVSAESGTTRPSRIRLDTCRDETDTRYGIMHELDWESVRLD, from the coding sequence ATGGATTCCGAGAGCCTAACTCTTCGACCATTCAGGGTGAGCGATGTGGATGACTTAATACTGTGGGCGGGTGATGAGCAAGTCACTCGAACCATCCGATGGAAGACCATCACCTCTAAGGAGGAAGCCTTGACCTTCATCAAAGAAGTCTGCATCCCCCACCCTTTTTGTCGATCCATATGTATAGATGACCGCTCCATCGGCTTTGTTTATGTCATCAGGGCAAGGTTCAAAGTATCGGCCGAGTCCggtacgactcggccgagtcgtatccGCCTCGACACCTGCCGCGACGAGACCGATACCAGATACGGTATAATGCATGAACTCGACTGGGAATCGGTTAGACTCGACTGA
- the LOC100260509 gene encoding uncharacterized protein LOC100260509: MDSGTVTLRPFRVSDVDDFILWAGDDQVTRNIRWKTITSKEEALTFIKEVCIPHPWRRSICIDDRSIGFVSVYRWSGNEICKADIAYGIAAKYWGQGITTKAVKMAVLEVFKDFPDLVRLQAFAAVENKASQRVLEKAGFTKEGLLRKYTFLKGQLKDLVIYSFLSTDITVAVDDKLL, encoded by the coding sequence ATGGATTCCGGGACTGTCACTCTCAGACCATTCAGGGTCAGCGATGTGGATGACTTCATACTATGGGCAGGCGATGATCAAGTCACTCGAAACATCCGGTGGAAGACCATCACCTCTAAGGAGGAAGCCTTGACCTTCATTAAAGAAGTCTGCATCCCCCACCCCTGGCGTCGATCCATATGTATAGATGACCGCTCCATCGGCTTTGTTTCAGTCTACCGGTGGTCGGGCAACGAAATATGTAAGGCGGACATAGCGTATGGGATAGCTGCAAAGTATTGGGGACAAGGGATTACCACCAAAGCAGTGAAGATGGCTGTATTAGAGGTGTTTAAGGACTTCCCTGATCTGGTAAGGCTGCAGGCATTTGCTGCAGTAGAGAATAAGGCCTCTCAGAGGGTGTTGGAGAAAGCTGGGTTCACCAAGGAGGGTTTGCTCAGGAAGTACACATTTCTCAAGGGCCAACTGAAGGATTTGGTGATATATAGTTTCTTGTCCACTGACATAACCGTGGCCGTGGATGACAAACTACTCTAA
- the LOC100255573 gene encoding uncharacterized protein LOC100255573, which translates to MDSESLTLRPFRVSDVDDLMLWAGDEQVTRTIRWKTITSKEEALTFIKEVCIPHPFYRSICIDDRSIGFVYVIRGSGADRQKASMGYGVAAKYWGQGIATKTVKMVISEVFKDFPDLVRLQAVAVVENIASQRVLEKAGFTREALLRKHSFLKGQLKDLVIYSLLSTDSNGAVDDEV; encoded by the coding sequence ATGGATTCCGAGAGCCTAACTCTTCGACCATTCAGGGTAAGCGATGTGGATGACTTAATGCTGTGGGCGGGCGATGAGCAAGTCACTCGAACCATCCGATGGAAGACCATCACCTCTAAGGAGGAAGCCTTGACCTTCATCAAAGAAGTCTGCATCCCCCACCCTTTTTATCGATCCATATGCATAGATGACCGCTCCATCGGCTTTGTTTATGTCATCAGGGGGTCGGGCGCCGACAGACAGAAGGCGAGCATGGGGTATGGTGTAGCTGCAAAGTATTGGGGGCAGGGGATTGCCACCAAAACTGTGAAGATGGTTATATCAGAGGTGTTCAAGGACTTCCCTGATCTGGTAAGGTTGCAAGCAGTTGCTGTGGTGGAGAACATTGCTTCTCAGAGGGTGTTGGAGAAAGCTGGATTCACCAGGGAGGCTTTACTCAGGAAACACTCATTTCTGAAGGGCCAATTGAAAGACTTGGTGATATATAGTCTTTTGTCCACTGATTCGAATGGGGCCGTGGATGATGAAGTATGA
- the LOC100267445 gene encoding uncharacterized protein LOC100267445: MDSERVTFRPFRVSDVDDFILWAGDEQVTRTIRWKTITSKEEALTFIKEVCIPHHFCRSICIDDRSIGFVLVIRWSGADRHKADIGYGVAAKHWGQGIATKAVKMVISEVFKDFPDLVRLQAFAVVENIASQRVLEKAGFTREGLLRKYTFLKGQLKDLVIYSLLSTDSNGAVDDMV; this comes from the coding sequence ATGGACTCCGAGAGGGTTACTTTTCGACCATTCAGGGTCAGCGATGTGGATGACTTCATACTGTGGGCGGGCGATGAGCAAGTCACTCGAACCATCCGATGGAAGACCATCACCTCTAAGGAGGAAGCCTTGACCTTCATCAAAGAAGTCTGCATCCCCCACCATTTTTGTCGATCCATATGTATAGATGACCGCTCCATCGGCTTTGTTTTGGTCATCAGGTGGTCGGGCGCCGACAGACATAAGGCGGACATAGGGTATGGTGTAGCTGCAAAGCATTGGGGGCAGGGGATTGCCACCAAAGCTGTGAAGATGGTTATATCGGAGGTGTTCAAGGACTTCCCTGATCTGGTAAGGTTGCAAGCATTTGCAGTGGTGGAGAATATTGCTTCTCAGAGGGTGTTGGAGAAAGCTGGATTCACCAGGGAGGGTTTACTCAGGAAATACACATTTCTCAAGGGCCAATTGAAAGACTTGGTGATATATAGTCTTTTGTCCACTGACTCGAACGGGGCCGTGGATGATATGGTGTGA
- the LOC109123842 gene encoding uncharacterized protein LOC109123842 produces the protein MDSGRVTLRPFRVSDVDDFILWAGDDQVTRNIRWKTVTSKEEALTFIKDVCIPHPWRRSICIDDRSIGFVSVYRWSGNDICKADIAYAIAAKYWGQGITTKAVKMAVSEVFKDFPDLVRLQAFAAVENKASQRVLEKAGFTKEGLLRKYTYLKGQLKDLVIYSFLSTDISVAVDDELL, from the coding sequence ATGGATTCCGGGAGGGTCACTCTTAGACCATTCAGGGTCAGCGACGTGGATGACTTCATACTATGGGCAGGCGATGATCAAGTCACTCGAAACATCCGGTGGAAGACCGTCACCTCTAAGGAGGAAGCCTTGACCTTCATCAAAGATGTCTGCATCCCCCACCCATGGCGTCGGTCCATATGTATTGACGACCGCTCCATCGGCTTTGTTTCGGTCTACCGGTGGTCGGGCAACGACATATGTAAGGCGGACATAGCGTATGCGATAGCTGCGAAGTATTGGGGGCAAGGGATTACCACCAAAGCAGTGAAGATGGCTGTATCAGAGGTGTTTAAGGACTTCCCTGATCTGGTAAGGTTGCAGGCATTTGCTGCAGTGGAGAATAAGGCCTCTCAGAGGGTGTTGGAGAAAGCTGGGTTCACCAAGGAGGGTTTACTCAGGAAATACACATATCTCAAGGGCCAATTGAAGGATTTGGTGATATATAGTTTCTTGTCCACTGACATAAGCGTGGCCGTGGATGACGAACTACTGTAA